A window of Natrinema versiforme contains these coding sequences:
- a CDS encoding NAD-dependent epimerase/dehydratase family protein, whose translation MDSPAIRDKTILVTGGAGFIGSHLVDALTPHNEVRILDNFTTGDRAHVPDEVTVIEGDVRDPIALQKAARGVDVIFHHAAVVSVTQSVDEPRQSNRTNLEASLLVLEQARQEDARVVVASSAAVYGHPEELPVSETAPTNPTSPYGVQKLALDQYARLYEELYDLPTVVLRYFNVYGPRQQGPYSGVISTFLEQARADEPITIQGDGQQSRDFVHVSDVVRANLRAATTDAVGEAYNIGTGQRTTIRELAETVRDATGSSSTIVNRDPRSGDIRHSGADTSKAAHDLGFEARLGLKSGIRSLVGDGQSEAAEMDAGTTLEPNREGGSYS comes from the coding sequence ATGGACTCGCCAGCGATCCGCGACAAGACGATACTCGTGACCGGCGGTGCGGGCTTCATCGGCAGCCACCTCGTCGACGCGCTGACGCCGCACAACGAGGTCAGGATCCTCGACAACTTCACGACCGGCGACCGGGCTCACGTCCCCGACGAGGTGACGGTGATCGAGGGCGACGTTCGCGATCCGATCGCGCTCCAGAAGGCGGCCCGCGGCGTCGACGTGATCTTCCACCACGCCGCCGTCGTCAGCGTCACCCAGAGCGTCGACGAACCCCGGCAGAGCAACCGGACGAACCTCGAGGCGAGCCTCCTCGTCCTCGAGCAGGCCCGTCAGGAGGACGCCCGGGTCGTCGTCGCCTCGAGCGCGGCCGTCTACGGCCACCCCGAGGAGCTGCCGGTGTCGGAGACGGCGCCGACGAATCCGACCTCGCCCTACGGCGTCCAGAAGCTCGCGCTCGACCAGTACGCTCGGCTCTACGAGGAGCTGTACGACCTTCCGACCGTGGTCCTGCGGTACTTCAACGTCTACGGTCCACGCCAGCAGGGGCCCTACAGCGGCGTCATCTCGACGTTCCTCGAGCAGGCGCGGGCGGACGAGCCGATCACGATTCAGGGCGACGGCCAGCAGAGCCGCGATTTCGTCCACGTCAGCGACGTCGTCCGGGCGAATCTGCGGGCGGCGACGACGGACGCGGTCGGCGAGGCGTACAACATCGGCACGGGCCAGCGCACGACGATTCGGGAACTCGCCGAAACGGTCCGCGACGCGACCGGTTCGTCATCGACGATCGTCAACCGCGACCCCCGTTCCGGTGATATCAGACACAGCGGCGCGGACACGTCGAAGGCGGCCCACGACCTCGGGTTCGAGGCGCGTCTCGGCCTCAAGTCGGGTATTCGGTCGCTAGTCGGCGACGGGCAGTCCGAAGCGGCCGAGATGGACGCCGGGACCACGCTCGAGCCGAACCGAGAAGGCGGTTCGTACAGCTAA
- the allB gene encoding allantoinase AllB: MTVDLVVCNCTVVTSAGRSADSGVAVEDGQIVAVGRSDRLPDADRVLDADGNVLVPGIVDCHIHNREPGLEYKEDWESATRAAAAGGVTTVVGMPNTDPVIDRPEHLELKFERGEASAHVDFQSYAVVTSENLDLIPEIDETGALGFKVFLGSTVGDVPPPSDGEILEAMEKIRETGKRLGFHEENGEIIDHYTERFKAEGRNEPIDHSHSRPVIAEQEAVERMITFAEETGAKIHMFHVSSGSAAEAVARGKDCGVDVTAETTPHYLWFTEDVMREKGNVARVQPPIRDAAERDELWRVGIDDGAIDCIATDHAPHTPEEKKVDDPFGNTWDAISGFVGLETEVPAMLSFVDRGRFTLEGWVRRHSTRPAQVWGMYPQKGSLQVGTDADFTIVDPDREWTLEDRRDLHSKNCVTPFEGESFTGKAVATVVRGEPVFEDGAVVGESGYGTRVDVE; this comes from the coding sequence ATGACCGTCGATCTCGTCGTGTGCAACTGTACCGTCGTCACGTCCGCGGGTCGCTCGGCCGACTCGGGGGTCGCCGTCGAAGACGGGCAAATCGTCGCCGTCGGCCGGAGCGACCGGCTCCCCGACGCTGACCGCGTCCTCGATGCCGACGGTAACGTGCTGGTTCCCGGTATCGTCGACTGTCACATTCACAACCGCGAGCCCGGGCTCGAGTACAAGGAAGACTGGGAGTCCGCGACTCGAGCGGCCGCGGCCGGCGGCGTGACGACCGTCGTCGGAATGCCGAATACGGACCCGGTCATCGACCGGCCCGAGCACCTCGAGCTCAAGTTCGAGCGCGGCGAGGCGTCGGCCCACGTCGACTTCCAGAGCTACGCGGTCGTCACGAGCGAGAACCTCGATCTGATCCCCGAGATCGACGAGACCGGCGCGCTCGGATTCAAGGTCTTCCTCGGCTCGACGGTCGGGGACGTGCCGCCGCCGAGCGACGGCGAGATCCTCGAGGCGATGGAGAAGATCCGGGAGACGGGCAAGCGACTCGGCTTCCACGAGGAAAACGGCGAGATCATCGACCACTACACGGAGCGGTTCAAAGCTGAGGGGCGAAACGAGCCGATCGACCACTCTCACTCCCGCCCCGTTATCGCCGAGCAAGAGGCCGTCGAGCGGATGATCACCTTCGCCGAGGAAACCGGCGCGAAGATCCACATGTTCCACGTCTCGTCGGGGTCGGCCGCCGAGGCCGTCGCGCGGGGGAAGGACTGCGGCGTCGACGTGACCGCGGAGACGACCCCTCACTACCTCTGGTTCACCGAGGATGTCATGCGCGAGAAGGGCAATGTCGCTCGAGTGCAACCGCCGATCCGGGACGCCGCGGAACGCGACGAACTCTGGCGCGTCGGCATCGACGACGGCGCGATCGACTGCATCGCCACCGACCACGCGCCCCACACCCCCGAGGAGAAGAAAGTCGACGACCCGTTCGGCAACACGTGGGACGCGATTTCGGGCTTCGTCGGCCTCGAGACCGAAGTCCCGGCCATGCTCAGCTTCGTCGATCGGGGGCGGTTCACGCTCGAGGGGTGGGTCCGCCGGCACTCCACCCGTCCGGCACAGGTCTGGGGGATGTACCCGCAGAAGGGGTCGCTGCAGGTCGGCACCGACGCGGACTTCACGATTGTCGACCCGGACCGCGAGTGGACGCTCGAGGATCGACGGGACCTCCACTCGAAGAACTGCGTGACGCCGTTCGAGGGCGAATCCTTTACCGGGAAGGCGGTCGCGACGGTCGTCCGCGGCGAGCCCGTTTTCGAAGACGGAGCCGTCGTCGGCGAGTCGGGGTACGGGACCCGCGTCGATGTCGAGTGA
- a CDS encoding quinone-dependent dihydroorotate dehydrogenase has product MTLYSRIRPLAFTLPAETAHDLGKRTLRAAQSTRPTRAALSYAYRYDDPALEVDLFDTTFPNPVGVAAGFDKNAEVTHALEALGFGFVEIGTVTPYPQAGNDRPRLFRLREDEAMVNRMGFNGQGMERVKSRLEDDGTPSIPLGVNVGKMNSSNEREAIEDYRRVFDRLSPFADYVVVNVSCPNTPDEFDEGSPEHLRAIFETLEAENDRDMPILVKIGPDEPEASVFDLVDIVREFDLDGIVATNTSTSREGLDSPRREEWGGLSGKPLEDRSTAVIRSLAEYTDGELPIVGVGGVDSAESAYAKIRAGASLVQLYTGFVYEGPSTAKQINRGLSKLLERDGFSSVEDAVGADLE; this is encoded by the coding sequence ATGACGCTGTACTCGCGGATCCGCCCCCTCGCGTTCACACTCCCGGCCGAGACGGCCCACGATCTCGGCAAACGGACGCTCCGGGCGGCCCAGTCGACGCGGCCGACGCGGGCGGCGCTGTCCTACGCGTATCGGTACGACGATCCCGCCCTCGAAGTCGACCTGTTCGATACCACGTTTCCGAACCCGGTCGGCGTCGCCGCCGGCTTCGACAAGAACGCCGAAGTGACCCACGCGCTCGAGGCATTGGGTTTCGGCTTCGTCGAAATCGGAACCGTCACGCCCTATCCGCAGGCGGGCAACGACCGACCCAGGCTCTTCCGCCTGCGCGAGGACGAGGCGATGGTCAACCGGATGGGGTTCAACGGGCAGGGAATGGAACGGGTCAAATCGCGACTCGAGGACGACGGCACCCCCTCTATCCCGCTCGGGGTCAACGTCGGCAAGATGAACTCCTCGAACGAGCGCGAGGCGATCGAGGACTACCGGCGGGTCTTCGATCGGCTCTCGCCGTTCGCCGATTACGTCGTGGTGAACGTCTCCTGCCCGAACACGCCCGACGAGTTCGACGAGGGCTCGCCCGAGCACCTGCGAGCGATTTTCGAGACGCTCGAGGCCGAAAACGACCGCGACATGCCGATACTCGTGAAGATCGGGCCCGACGAACCCGAGGCATCCGTCTTCGATCTCGTCGACATCGTTCGGGAGTTCGACCTCGACGGCATCGTCGCGACGAACACCTCGACGAGCCGCGAGGGACTCGACTCGCCCCGACGAGAGGAGTGGGGCGGACTCAGCGGCAAGCCGCTCGAGGATCGCTCGACGGCCGTCATCCGCTCGCTCGCGGAGTACACGGACGGCGAACTCCCGATCGTCGGCGTCGGCGGCGTCGACTCGGCCGAAAGCGCCTACGCGAAGATCCGCGCCGGTGCCTCGCTCGTCCAGTTGTACACCGGGTTCGTCTACGAGGGGCCGTCGACTGCAAAACAGATCAATCGGGGGCTCTCGAAACTGCTCGAGCGCGACGGCTTCTCGTCGGTCGAAGACGCGGTGGGCGCGGACCTCGAGTGA
- a CDS encoding MaoC family dehydratase, which translates to MAETDDATDPEETDDESPDKRLVEGWHGRYYEDFAVGDIYKHPFGRTVTETDNVWMTNITMNLNPMHFNEAYAAETEFGERLVDGTFVIALAVGMSVIDVSVNATANLGYDDIRHHNPVFHGDTIFAESEVLSKRELESRDHVGIVETELRAYNQHGDLVLSLERTPMVLKREHAEPSAAKPPGWLEGIGTQPEDV; encoded by the coding sequence ATGGCAGAGACGGACGACGCGACCGACCCGGAGGAGACCGACGACGAATCGCCCGACAAACGACTCGTGGAGGGCTGGCACGGCCGCTACTACGAGGACTTCGCGGTCGGCGACATCTACAAGCACCCGTTCGGCCGCACCGTCACCGAGACGGACAACGTCTGGATGACAAACATCACGATGAACCTCAATCCGATGCACTTCAACGAGGCCTACGCCGCGGAGACGGAGTTCGGCGAGCGCCTCGTCGACGGCACGTTCGTCATCGCCTTGGCCGTCGGGATGAGCGTCATCGACGTCTCGGTCAACGCCACCGCGAACCTCGGCTACGACGACATCCGCCACCACAACCCGGTCTTCCACGGGGACACCATCTTCGCCGAAAGCGAGGTCCTCTCGAAGCGGGAACTCGAGTCCCGCGATCACGTCGGTATCGTCGAGACCGAACTCCGGGCGTACAACCAGCACGGCGATCTCGTCCTGAGCCTCGAGCGCACGCCGATGGTGCTGAAACGCGAGCACGCCGAACCCTCGGCCGCGAAACCGCCGGGTTGGCTCGAGGGAATCGGCACGCAGCCGGAGGACGTCTGA
- a CDS encoding ferredoxin: MKDRTAEHRDRLEAHVFVCTNDRDGEYASCGAVGAEETVAAVKDWLRERDAFWTAVSVSETSCLGLCSEDGTAVSIQPRNTWYSDVTPETVPDLLESEFGPNAAAVRDEN; encoded by the coding sequence ATGAAAGACCGAACCGCGGAACACCGCGACCGCCTCGAGGCGCACGTCTTCGTCTGTACCAACGACCGTGACGGCGAGTACGCGAGTTGCGGCGCGGTCGGGGCCGAGGAGACGGTGGCGGCGGTCAAAGACTGGCTCCGCGAACGCGACGCCTTTTGGACTGCGGTCTCGGTCAGCGAAACCTCCTGTCTGGGACTGTGCAGCGAGGACGGTACTGCGGTCTCGATTCAACCGCGAAACACGTGGTACTCGGACGTGACCCCCGAGACGGTCCCCGACCTCCTCGAGTCGGAGTTCGGCCCGAACGCGGCGGCGGTTCGCGACGAGAACTGA
- a CDS encoding CbtA family protein: MLVDYLERGVLAGAIAGIVYGTYMAVVANPLIGYMETVAAGGDHAHEAGEHAHEAGEHAHAAGEHAHAVSEATTAAVSVGSGVLWGILLGGAFALAFYFLEPALPGRGRVKTYVLAGAGFLTVSVAPWLVLPPTTPGAEQAFDPTLRIAIYAGLMAVGALVAALSIYGYRRVSARSRQLGGVAAAIPIVALVAVTAIAAPTIVESGSMPAELVTAFRGLTALSQAALWAFVAGCFGWLQTRAGVHSTAERRDDLLTSP; the protein is encoded by the coding sequence ATGCTCGTCGACTACCTCGAGCGGGGTGTGCTCGCCGGCGCGATCGCGGGAATCGTATACGGAACCTACATGGCGGTCGTTGCGAACCCGCTGATCGGCTACATGGAGACGGTCGCAGCGGGCGGCGATCACGCCCACGAAGCAGGGGAACACGCCCACGAGGCCGGGGAGCATGCCCACGCCGCCGGCGAACACGCTCACGCGGTGAGCGAAGCGACGACAGCCGCGGTGAGCGTCGGCAGCGGCGTCCTCTGGGGAATCCTGCTCGGCGGCGCCTTCGCGCTCGCCTTCTACTTTCTCGAGCCGGCCCTGCCCGGCCGCGGGCGGGTCAAGACCTACGTACTGGCCGGCGCCGGCTTCCTCACCGTCTCGGTCGCGCCGTGGCTGGTGCTGCCGCCGACGACGCCGGGTGCCGAGCAGGCGTTCGATCCCACGCTCCGGATCGCGATCTACGCGGGGCTGATGGCCGTCGGCGCGCTCGTCGCCGCGCTCTCGATTTACGGCTATCGCCGCGTCTCGGCGCGAAGCCGACAGCTCGGAGGGGTCGCAGCCGCGATACCGATCGTCGCGCTCGTGGCGGTCACCGCGATCGCGGCGCCGACGATCGTCGAGTCCGGCTCGATGCCGGCCGAGCTCGTGACCGCGTTCCGCGGGCTGACCGCGCTGAGTCAGGCCGCGCTCTGGGCGTTCGTCGCGGGCTGTTTCGGCTGGCTCCAGACGCGGGCCGGCGTGCACTCGACCGCCGAGCGACGCGACGACCTCCTGACGAGTCCATGA
- a CDS encoding CbtB domain-containing protein, which yields MTTTETVHGRIGAARDDLTTAQLLAVFAFVAALTFALLFLQEPLVHDSMHNFRHAAGVVCH from the coding sequence ATGACGACGACCGAAACCGTTCACGGTCGAATCGGGGCCGCCCGTGACGACCTCACGACAGCACAGCTACTGGCCGTCTTCGCGTTCGTCGCGGCGCTGACGTTCGCGTTGCTGTTCCTCCAGGAACCGCTGGTCCACGACTCGATGCACAACTTCCGACACGCAGCCGGCGTCGTCTGTCACTGA
- a CDS encoding monovalent cation/H+ antiporter subunit E — MAANRLLVPLSDTVTVRQTVGYAVQSGLEAADSLECHLVVALPYDADVPESDQQHEDAEGLLSRARNWVEEDAGDADVTVETATLGADEYLFGPRDYAEIFDAYADEHGIDRVVIDPEYQPGVTAQMLQPLERELERVGLAYDEAPVERSARRGRLVSGTEDFDRLFATFLISYGFYLVLGDPTYWFDLVTGAAVAGITAVSLAQVTFTVPLDRVQSPLRVVRFVFYIPYLLWEIVKANIAVSAVILRPSMPIEPSLTRVNARVRSGLPLTALANSITLTPGTLTVRANNQQLLVHTLIPAARDDLFDGGLERGIRFVFYGRESAAIPSPRERDDAEIVGGDEL, encoded by the coding sequence GTGGCGGCTAACCGTCTGCTCGTCCCGTTGTCTGATACGGTAACCGTCAGGCAAACGGTCGGCTACGCCGTCCAGTCCGGGCTCGAGGCGGCCGATTCGCTCGAGTGTCATCTCGTCGTCGCGCTCCCCTACGACGCCGACGTGCCGGAGAGCGACCAGCAACACGAGGACGCCGAAGGGCTGCTCTCGCGGGCGCGAAACTGGGTCGAAGAGGACGCCGGCGACGCCGACGTGACGGTCGAGACCGCGACGCTCGGTGCCGACGAGTACCTCTTCGGGCCGCGAGACTACGCCGAAATCTTCGACGCCTACGCCGACGAACACGGTATCGACCGGGTCGTCATCGATCCGGAGTACCAGCCCGGGGTCACCGCACAGATGCTCCAACCGCTCGAGCGCGAACTCGAGCGCGTCGGGCTGGCCTACGACGAGGCTCCGGTCGAGCGATCGGCCCGACGCGGCCGTCTCGTCAGCGGGACCGAGGACTTCGACCGACTGTTCGCGACGTTCCTGATCTCCTACGGTTTCTATCTCGTATTGGGCGATCCGACCTACTGGTTCGATCTCGTCACCGGCGCGGCGGTCGCCGGCATCACCGCCGTCTCGCTCGCGCAGGTGACGTTTACCGTGCCGCTCGACCGCGTCCAGTCGCCGCTCCGCGTCGTTCGATTCGTGTTCTACATCCCCTATCTGCTCTGGGAGATCGTCAAGGCAAACATCGCGGTCTCGGCGGTCATCCTCCGGCCGTCGATGCCCATCGAGCCATCGCTAACGCGAGTCAACGCCCGCGTTCGAAGCGGACTGCCGCTGACCGCATTGGCAAACAGCATCACGCTCACGCCGGGCACACTGACGGTCCGGGCCAACAACCAGCAGCTGCTCGTCCACACGCTGATTCCCGCCGCACGCGACGACCTCTTCGACGGCGGCTTAGAGAGGGGAATTCGCTTCGTCTTCTACGGCCGCGAATCGGCGGCGATCCCCTCGCCGCGCGAACGCGACGACGCCGAAATCGTCGGGGGTGACGAGCTGTGA
- a CDS encoding cation:proton antiporter codes for MTPVSLENVFLVAAGLFVVLAIAMFYRAVVGPTTQDRLLAVNVLGTNTVVILALLAAGLDQSWFLDVALIYALLNFLMSIAISKFTVERGGVL; via the coding sequence GTGACGCCGGTCTCGCTCGAGAACGTCTTCCTCGTCGCGGCCGGCCTGTTCGTCGTGCTGGCGATCGCGATGTTCTATCGCGCCGTCGTCGGGCCGACGACCCAAGACCGGCTGCTGGCGGTCAACGTCCTCGGGACGAACACGGTCGTCATCCTCGCCCTGCTGGCCGCGGGGCTCGATCAGTCGTGGTTCCTCGACGTGGCGCTGATCTACGCCCTGTTGAACTTCCTGATGTCGATCGCCATCTCGAAGTTCACCGTCGAACGGGGTGGTGTGCTGTGA
- the mnhG gene encoding monovalent cation/H(+) antiporter subunit G — protein sequence MIEPIALQSTVGTVRFWTIVVLLGLGVFFTLVSTVGVLRLPDIYARAHTASQTDTLGAGFALAGVAVAFGWQHAAVYTVLLLFFVFVTNPTAAHAIARSAAETGVEPVLAEEDAAEPEASAGTDVPTETDGEAR from the coding sequence GTGATCGAGCCGATCGCGCTCCAGTCGACGGTCGGGACCGTCCGGTTCTGGACGATCGTCGTCCTGCTCGGACTCGGCGTGTTCTTCACGCTCGTCTCGACGGTCGGCGTCCTCCGGCTCCCGGACATCTACGCCCGGGCTCACACGGCCTCCCAGACGGACACGCTCGGGGCCGGCTTCGCGCTCGCCGGCGTCGCGGTCGCCTTCGGCTGGCAGCACGCGGCGGTCTACACCGTCCTCCTGCTGTTCTTCGTGTTCGTCACGAACCCGACGGCGGCCCACGCTATCGCCCGCTCGGCCGCGGAGACCGGCGTCGAGCCGGTCCTCGCCGAGGAGGACGCCGCCGAACCCGAAGCGTCCGCCGGAACCGACGTGCCGACCGAAACGGACGGTGAGGCCCGATGA
- a CDS encoding DUF4040 domain-containing protein has product MSLFAYSLVIFILATAVATVLFRDVLSVIIVFGAYSLGMAILYTFLLAPDVAMTEAAIGAGVTTLLLLLTIARTTRPTTDALRERIHVPALVVVGAFVLLLCTAVLPEMYTVGSTETPVWQNPEVTQHYITETYEQTGVENAVTSVLAAYRGFDTFGEAVVVFAAGVSTLLVLKREVFA; this is encoded by the coding sequence ATGAGTCTGTTCGCGTACTCGCTCGTGATCTTCATCCTCGCGACGGCCGTCGCGACGGTGTTGTTCCGGGACGTGCTGTCGGTCATCATCGTCTTCGGCGCCTACAGCCTCGGGATGGCCATCCTCTATACGTTCCTGCTGGCACCCGACGTGGCCATGACCGAGGCCGCGATCGGTGCCGGCGTCACGACGCTGTTGCTCCTGTTGACGATCGCGCGCACGACCCGGCCCACGACCGACGCGCTCAGAGAGCGGATTCACGTGCCGGCGCTCGTCGTCGTGGGTGCGTTCGTCCTCCTGCTCTGTACCGCAGTGCTCCCCGAAATGTACACGGTCGGGAGCACGGAGACGCCGGTCTGGCAGAACCCCGAGGTGACCCAACACTACATCACGGAGACGTACGAGCAGACGGGCGTCGAGAACGCGGTCACGTCCGTCCTCGCCGCCTACCGTGGGTTCGACACCTTCGGCGAGGCGGTCGTCGTCTTCGCAGCCGGCGTCTCAACCCTGCTCGTCTTGAAACGCGAGGTGTTCGCCTAA
- a CDS encoding MnhB domain-containing protein — translation MSGSVDDTYTESQVIMTAVKIIAPFTLTYGLFMTFHGGDAPGGGFQGGTIVGVTVLMLAFAFGIEPTRQWLRNSFITGLVTGGVVIFGAIGLGMIALGGRFLEFDRLYAVFHVKQKWGLEAVEIAGISLIVSGTIISLFFTMAAGFSPERPSGTGGISSDTNASEGPDSPAAEVSDDD, via the coding sequence ATGTCCGGATCAGTCGACGATACCTACACCGAGAGTCAGGTGATCATGACCGCCGTCAAGATCATCGCACCGTTTACGCTCACCTACGGGCTGTTCATGACCTTCCACGGGGGCGACGCCCCCGGTGGCGGCTTCCAGGGCGGGACCATCGTCGGCGTCACCGTCCTCATGCTCGCCTTCGCGTTCGGCATCGAACCGACCCGACAGTGGCTCAGAAACTCCTTTATCACCGGTCTCGTCACCGGCGGCGTCGTCATCTTCGGCGCGATCGGCCTCGGAATGATCGCGCTGGGTGGTAGGTTCCTCGAGTTCGATCGACTCTACGCGGTCTTCCACGTCAAACAGAAGTGGGGGCTCGAGGCCGTCGAGATCGCCGGCATCTCGCTGATCGTCTCGGGGACCATTATCAGCCTCTTCTTTACGATGGCAGCGGGCTTTTCGCCCGAGCGGCCCAGCGGGACCGGTGGCATCAGCAGTGACACCAACGCTTCCGAAGGCCCCGATTCGCCCGCCGCGGAGGTGAGCGACGATGATTGA
- a CDS encoding cation:proton antiporter subunit C: protein MIELLMDRYTYVLMFVLLGLGIYMVIASENLVKKLIGVSLFQTAIFLFFISMAYIDEPGATAPIVPHHGEKGEVMVASPLPQVIVLTAIVVGIALTAVGLALVIRIYAEYGTLREDTLREVRADE, encoded by the coding sequence ATGATTGAACTCCTGATGGATCGCTACACCTACGTCCTGATGTTCGTCTTGCTGGGGCTCGGCATCTACATGGTGATCGCCAGCGAGAACCTCGTGAAGAAGCTGATCGGGGTGAGCCTCTTCCAGACGGCCATCTTCCTGTTTTTCATCTCGATGGCCTACATCGACGAACCGGGCGCGACGGCACCCATCGTCCCCCACCACGGCGAAAAGGGGGAGGTCATGGTCGCGAGCCCGCTACCGCAGGTCATCGTGCTGACCGCCATCGTCGTCGGCATCGCACTGACGGCGGTCGGACTGGCCCTGGTTATCCGCATCTACGCGGAGTACGGGACGCTCCGCGAGGACACCCTCAGGGAGGTGCGTGCCGATGAGTAA
- a CDS encoding proton-conducting transporter membrane subunit: MSNVDLILPLLIVAPILAATLPIALGLWFDRTGWPVAGLTTLGLFAGAVVLASEVYAGNEAVTHELGGYERTYGIELVADEFSMLIVLLVTAVATGVLAYTRHGGPRGNTFYTAYLLLTGGLLGISLTGDVFNLFVFLEITSLATYALVASGDGPESAVASLQYLILGTVAASMYLIGVAFVFMATGTLNMLELAEAIPDAQAQTLIHAGFAFMVVGFAVKVAQWPLHTWQPSAYQQAPDGVTPLIAALVSTASAYAFGRLIVTVFEVEYLATMPNAAAVVLTIGCVSVLAGTVLAVIQTEVKRMLAYSSVSQFGLVVAAYGVVIAGNSETAFVGAAIHLVGHGLLKAGLFLGAALVAASYGARTVDEYAGLAKERPVIAGSMAVLLFALVGVPPGVGFVGKWYIALGAVESQLWPVAAVIFLSTMLTLAYAARLLEKMYFTPPAAVDRPHAQGAVATDGGDADRDESAAADPEFDGTGTAAAAIRGGETRDPVSTGMVAIVVVAALGAVALGFAGGTLADLLSPFLTEVFN; the protein is encoded by the coding sequence ATGAGTAACGTCGATCTGATCCTGCCGTTGCTGATCGTCGCCCCGATCCTCGCCGCGACGCTGCCGATCGCGCTCGGCCTGTGGTTCGACCGGACGGGGTGGCCTGTCGCGGGACTCACAACGCTCGGGCTGTTCGCCGGCGCTGTGGTCCTCGCGAGCGAGGTCTACGCCGGCAACGAAGCAGTGACCCACGAACTCGGCGGCTACGAACGGACGTACGGCATCGAACTCGTCGCCGACGAGTTCTCGATGCTGATCGTCCTGCTCGTGACCGCCGTCGCCACCGGCGTCCTCGCGTACACGCGACATGGGGGCCCGCGCGGAAACACGTTCTACACCGCCTACCTGCTGTTGACCGGCGGCCTGCTCGGCATCTCGCTGACCGGCGACGTGTTCAACCTGTTCGTCTTCCTCGAGATCACGAGCCTCGCGACCTACGCGCTGGTCGCCAGCGGCGACGGTCCCGAGTCGGCGGTCGCCTCGCTGCAGTACCTGATCTTGGGCACCGTCGCCGCCTCGATGTACCTGATCGGCGTCGCGTTCGTCTTCATGGCGACGGGGACGCTCAACATGCTCGAGTTGGCCGAGGCGATCCCGGACGCACAAGCACAAACCTTGATTCACGCCGGCTTCGCGTTCATGGTCGTCGGTTTCGCCGTCAAGGTCGCCCAGTGGCCGCTGCACACATGGCAGCCAAGCGCCTACCAGCAGGCACCCGACGGCGTGACGCCGCTGATCGCGGCGCTCGTCTCGACGGCATCGGCCTACGCGTTCGGCCGGTTGATCGTCACCGTCTTCGAGGTCGAGTACCTCGCGACGATGCCCAACGCGGCCGCGGTCGTCCTCACGATCGGCTGTGTGAGCGTCCTCGCGGGCACGGTACTCGCCGTGATCCAGACCGAGGTCAAACGCATGCTCGCGTACTCGTCGGTCTCGCAGTTCGGGCTGGTGGTGGCCGCCTACGGGGTCGTCATCGCCGGCAACTCCGAGACGGCCTTCGTCGGTGCCGCGATCCACCTCGTCGGTCACGGACTGTTGAAAGCCGGCCTCTTCCTCGGGGCCGCACTCGTCGCGGCGAGCTACGGAGCCCGCACCGTCGACGAGTACGCCGGCCTCGCCAAGGAGCGACCGGTCATCGCCGGTTCCATGGCCGTGCTCCTGTTCGCGCTCGTCGGCGTCCCGCCGGGCGTCGGCTTCGTCGGCAAGTGGTACATCGCGCTGGGTGCCGTCGAGTCCCAGCTTTGGCCCGTCGCCGCCGTGATCTTCCTCAGTACCATGCTCACCTTAGCCTACGCCGCTCGCCTGCTCGAGAAGATGTACTTCACGCCGCCCGCTGCGGTCGACCGACCGCACGCGCAGGGAGCGGTGGCGACCGACGGCGGTGACGCCGATCGCGACGAATCCGCCGCCGCCGATCCCGAATTCGACGGGACGGGAACCGCTGCTGCCGCGATCCGCGGCGGGGAGACGCGGGACCCCGTTTCGACTGGCATGGTCGCGATCGTCGTCGTCGCCGCGCTCGGTGCCGTCGCGCTCGGGTTCGCCGGCGGCACGCTCGCCGACTTGCTCTCGCCGTTCCTCACGGAGGTGTTCAACTAA